DNA sequence from the Methanobacterium sp. Maddingley MBC34 genome:
GTTCCCCTAATTTTAGTTCCCTTTTTAAGAATGTTATTCCAAGTGTAAATCTCTGCTTTACGAATTTTTTGGTATAAAAGGAATAATAAAGCTAGAACTGTGGAAAATATAATTAACAGGGAAGCTGTTCCCAGATAATATGGTAAATATTTTACAAAGTACAATGGATCCAGGTTATATGCAAAGTGTTCTGTGGTGCCCGAACCTTCTGATGTTCCAAAGAAATCAAGGAATGGATAAATGGGATTCCCTAATTTTGCACTGAAAAAGAGCAAAACTGGTACTAAAACCAGGAATCCTAATAAAATTCCCACTATAACATCTTTGGGATTTCTTATTTCCCTCCTATTTATCAGGATATAAAAAAACATTGGAAAGATAAGCAGAGCCATGTTATACCGGGTTAAAAAAGCCAACATAGCCACTGGAAAGGCTATGTAAAAGAATTTAGAATTTCTCTTAACACCAAGATAGGTTAAATAAATTGCCCATATCCCAACCGCCACACTTGAAACATCATTATAGCCCACACCAACATAAGTGATGACTATGGGAAAGGTTGCAAACAGTAAACTCCCAACAAAGCTAATTAATGGTGTGAATCGTTCTTTTAAAAATAGATACAACCCAATACAACCCACGAAGTATAAAATTCCATCTACAGCAAATATGGCTCCTATGTTTAACCCATCAAACACGAAATATATGGAAGTTAAAAAGGAGAGGAAAGGTGGTCTGAGGAGATCTGAAAATCCTATTCCTTTACCTGCAAATAATGCAGCATTGGCCAGTAAATCATAAACATCGAATTCAGGCCCCAGATCCATCTGGATGCGAACCCGTAAATAAGTAATCAAACCTACTGTTAAAATTAGGAGAACTAAAAAAAACCACTTAAAATGATTATCTTCAAATTTTTCTAGCATTTAAGTAACTCCGCAAGAGATAGTTTTACTATTCCTTTAGTAAAAGGTTATTATTCTGATCATAATTCCAAACTGTTTTATTGTTTTGTAGTTGGCAAATTTAACCCTTCATTAATAGAACGGTAATCATCTTCTTAATTCATGTTAACTGGTTTTCATATAAATCAACGTGTTTAATGAATGGATTTGTCGAACATCATGTTCTGGGGTAGCAGCTAAATTTTAGGGCATTGCTCTAATCATATTTTTTATCTATCATTGATGTTAATATTTTATTCATTGGTAACAATTCAAATAAACAATTTTTTAAATGGTCCTTTTGAAAACCCTTGGAATGAATGAATTATTATAAGTCATTTCTCTATTTATTTCATTATAATCGCTTAAATTTATATTTTTAGTTTTATCCCATACAAAATAATAACCAATGCTGTTTTTTTCAAGTTCTAATTGCAAACTATTGTTATTAGCATCAACAGAACCATAATATGCGGAATTTAAGAAATAAGCCAGATAGAGAGATGGGAAGTCAAAAAATTTTGAATCAGACGCAATGCTCCCCTGAACATGGAAATCTGTTTTAAGAAATTCACTGGCTTCGTAAATGCCATTGTACGAACCTGAATCTTGAGTAAGCAAGAAAAATGGTGATACAATGAACAAAAAGAAAAAGATAGATAGTAATAACTTTTTACGAATACTATCAATACCATGTCTAGTTATAAATTCACTTAAAATGTATGATCCTAAAAAGAAGGAAAGGAAATATACAAAAAAGAAATACCTGATTAAAACAACTAAAGGCAAATAACCAACTATAAACACGAAAATAGTTATTAAAAGACTCATTAACCCCCATTTAAATGTTTTATCTGAGGATTTAAGGTAAGCAATGATCCCCAATAAAAGTACTGGAAGCATGATTGGAGAAAACCAGAACATGATTATTGCCATTCTTAGAATATTTTCTCCAATGATTTTCAATTGATACTGGAATGATGACCAGGATTCAAAGGGACTCCATGATCTTAATTTCACGTAGGAAGGGTCTTCCCATCCACTTACCGCACTGGGGTTGGGAGGTTTCACCACACTAAACAGGAACATGGGATGATGTAACTGTACATCTGGTCCCAATGCATTATAGTTATATTCCCCTGATGTTCCAATGGTCAATTCACCATATTTTTCACTGAGAATCAGCGCCCAACTACCACTTATTAAAAAAAATATGGTTAAACCTAGAATTAAATTTTTTACAACTCTTTTATCATCTTTGAATTTTTTAAAGTAATATAAAATGCTGAATAAAACAAATAGGGCTAGAAAAAAGGGGAATGCAAAACTTTTACTCAAATATGCCAAAGCACCAGTAAATCCGCACATTAAACCATTTGAATATTTATAAGGATAATCTGGATCAATTAAAAAGACCAGACAATAAATAAGAGCGCAGGACATTAGCAAATCAGGCGTCAACTCAGTATAAGCGAACCATAAAGTTGGTATTATTAAACTGAAAATGAACACGGTCTTTACAGTTTTATTAATTTTGAATCGGCAGCTCAAACAGTACAAGCCTAAAATGGTGAATAAACCTATGATTAAAGATAATATTTTGCTCGCAATCAATGTAGATAAAGGAGTGTATCCTTTTAAAATGAAAGGAACAATTAACCATGAAAATAAGGGACTCCAGTAACCGTTTATAGCATTTAACATGTCGCCAGAGGCATATTTTTGGGCTATGCTTAAATAGCATATCCCATCAACACCAGCAATGTATAAAAAATAGTTGAACAAAAAGAATCCTAGAATGAGGTATATGCCAATAACAGCCAGCAAATCCCAATTTTTCCTTAAATTGTGCTTTAATTTGTAATTCAAATTCATAAGAATCAATTATTCAAAGTAAAGTCCCTCATTCATCCGGGGTATCATTGCCATCAAAACACACTGCTCGGTATTCCCTGTACGGTCCAGTAATCCCCTGCTGAGGTGACTTACTGCACCTGTTTTCTGTCCCAACTTGTCAATACCAGTGACCTGATCCATAACATCTCCAACTTCCATACCACCCCGAACCTGTTCTATAACCATTGGTGGGTATTCAAATCCTGCACTGACTCCAAGGGTGGTTTTCTCACCATCATAAATGGCACACCACTGCAAATCGAGGTAACCAGTTATACTGTGGGGTACTTCTAAAAGACCGGATTCTATGCCCACTGAAAGATCAAATTCGCTGGAAAATGCATTTTTCGCCCTGTTAATAGCCCCCTGAATGGTGACCTCTAATCCCAGGGGCTGGTCCGGGACTTCAGAATCCACATCTATCGCTTGAACCTCCATTTCAGTGTAGATTTTCTCCATCACATTTCGAGTGGCCTGGAGCTTCACCGGGTTCTTGGATCCTACTATGATTTTCATTAAACTCTCACTCACTAGGAATTTAATCTTAAATTAATACTTTGAGAACTATTTACCTCTTTTTATGTTTGTGTTTTTCATCATACAATATAAAACCTTTTTATAATCATAAACAATGAAATCAATAAAATGAATACAATAAAACATATTATGACAATACTTAAACGATTATTATCAAATTTAAATTTTTTATTGTAAAATAGTAAAAAAAACAAGGGAGCTATGGGAATAAAATATCTACCATAAACCCCTTCTATTATATTATTACCAACAGTAGTCCAGGCAATATACTCCAAAACAAATATTGAGATAAATGTCAATGATAAAGTTACTAAAGAGACTAATTTCTGCTTTAAATTAACATTAAACTCATTGTTATCAATTAAGGAACCCAAGATCAATACTATCATATAAATGTAAACTAATATATTCGGCAATGGCGTATCCAGATGAGTATCAATCCATCCAAAGGTACCCACAAATGAAACCAGGTAATAGTTGAAATTATGTGAAATTGTGTTTGAAAACACTTGCAGAAATGCTATTGGATTGGAAAGAATAAAGAAAATTTGACTGTGAACAGAAACCTGATCTGATATGGGTACGTATGCTCCTTGAACCAAAAAACTCCAACCCTCAATAATCAGAATAAGGGGTAAAGAAACACTACCAATAATTAAAAACATTTTTTTCCGGTTTTCAAACTTATACAATGGTATGCTGAAAAATAGTAACAGTAAAACAATGTAGATCTGTTTTGAAAGTGCAATCATCAACCCTAAGACAAATAAAATCAAAATATCATTCATATTCACTTCTTTCTTTGTATCGTCAAAGGCAAGTTTAAAGAAGATTGCGATTAATAGAAACGAAATAGCAATTGTAAAACTGTCTGCTGAAAGAGAAGCAGCTTCATAGAGTGTCATTGGCATTAATGCAAGTAATGTAAAAACCCATTTATGTACTGGTGTTAATCGTATTGCCAGATAAACAATTAATGCATACAAAATCAAATTTACAAATCTTCCAGGGTATATCAAATCCCGAGGAGAAAAATTAAATAAGTTTCCTATAAACATAACTGATGCCGATGCTATGTAGGGAATTGGGGGGTAAAAAGCTGCAAAAACCTTGGATTTTTCTGGTATAATTTGTCCCTCAGATAGATGAACTGATTTTAAAAGATGTTCAGGTTCGTCTGGAACCTGGAAATGTGGAGTTGCCAGTAAAAAACCAATCCCGAAGATTAGACAGAGTATTAAAAATACTATTTCGGGTTTAACATTATTAAATTTCCAAATCATCAAATGTAATTGTATATTACCAATTTATAATATTTTTGAAAAAAAGATTCGATTATATGTTTTTTAAACTCTGCTCGAGAGTACTAAGTTATTCATCTAAATTTAACTTAGTTTCAATAGTTTAAATGATTAATAAATGGAATAGTTAACTCTGTTTTATTTCCATATCCTTAAAATTAAATTATATGTCATTCTAAAATTATTTTATTAAATTAATAAAAAGTATATTCCTATCTTAATTTTAGAGGTTTTTAGAGATTCTTTTAATTACAGTTCCCACCTGATCAATCTCACCCCTGCGTATACGGGTAGAGGATATAGGTTTGCCATCATCTGCCAGGACCATGCTTATGGTTATTATGTCCAGGGGTTTCATTCCCTTCTCCCGGCGTATCTGGTTAATTTTAAATGCTGTTGGCTCTGTTTCAGGGCTTACTACAATGGCATCTATGGATTCATCATCTACTGTCACCCCGTAGGATTCTTCCAGTTTAGATAAGATGTAATTTGATCGGTTCTTAAGTACGGAGTTGAGGTTGGACATCCTTACATTGCAGGGTTCTATTTCTCCCTTCATGCCTCCAAATTCATCGGAGGTGACTCCTATCAGTACGTGGTCACCAATCTGGAATGCCTTATTTATCAGTAACCGGTGGCCCTGGTGGAATTTATCAAAGGTGCCTCCAACTGCCACTTTATTATATTTTTTAAACGTCATTCTTTGATTATCCTTAAACTTATTATTTTAATTTTTTATATTCATTAATTCCAAGATGGAATGAGTAGATTCTTGGAATCCGTATGACCTAATTCCTAAAGTATATAATTCCTAAAGTTGAAAGGAGTAAATTATTCCAATTAATCGAAAATCTTAATTCTGATTGACCTGATTAATTTTGTAGATATTTTAATTCTAATTGACTTGATTAATTAATGTAGATATCTTGATTATATTGGTGGTTAAGATAATAAACTATGCTCCTGGAACACAATGTGGTGGTGAAGGATCCACTTAAAATTGGACTTCGCTTCGCCTCATGCTACCCCAATCTCTACCGCAGTGCCATGTCCTCACTGGGTTTCCATATCATCTACGACATGTTAAACCACCAGGATGATGTTTATTGTGAAAGAGTGGTCTACCCTTATGGTAAGAGCCTGGAAACCGGTTCACCCCTTAGAGATT
Encoded proteins:
- a CDS encoding inosine/xanthosine triphosphatase (PFAM: Protein of unknown function DUF84~TIGRFAM: inosine/xanthosine triphosphatase), giving the protein MKIIVGSKNPVKLQATRNVMEKIYTEMEVQAIDVDSEVPDQPLGLEVTIQGAINRAKNAFSSEFDLSVGIESGLLEVPHSITGYLDLQWCAIYDGEKTTLGVSAGFEYPPMVIEQVRGGMEVGDVMDQVTGIDKLGQKTGAVSHLSRGLLDRTGNTEQCVLMAMIPRMNEGLYFE
- a CDS encoding putative membrane protein (PFAM: Predicted membrane protein (DUF2142)), encoding MIWKFNNVKPEIVFLILCLIFGIGFLLATPHFQVPDEPEHLLKSVHLSEGQIIPEKSKVFAAFYPPIPYIASASVMFIGNLFNFSPRDLIYPGRFVNLILYALIVYLAIRLTPVHKWVFTLLALMPMTLYEAASLSADSFTIAISFLLIAIFFKLAFDDTKKEVNMNDILILFVLGLMIALSKQIYIVLLLLFFSIPLYKFENRKKMFLIIGSVSLPLILIIEGWSFLVQGAYVPISDQVSVHSQIFFILSNPIAFLQVFSNTISHNFNYYLVSFVGTFGWIDTHLDTPLPNILVYIYMIVLILGSLIDNNEFNVNLKQKLVSLVTLSLTFISIFVLEYIAWTTVGNNIIEGVYGRYFIPIAPLFFLLFYNKKFKFDNNRLSIVIICFIVFILLISLFMIIKRFYIV
- a CDS encoding cytidyltransferase-related enzyme (PFAM: Cytidylyltransferase~TIGRFAM: cytidyltransferase-related domain) codes for the protein MTFKKYNKVAVGGTFDKFHQGHRLLINKAFQIGDHVLIGVTSDEFGGMKGEIEPCNVRMSNLNSVLKNRSNYILSKLEESYGVTVDDESIDAIVVSPETEPTAFKINQIRREKGMKPLDIITISMVLADDGKPISSTRIRRGEIDQVGTVIKRISKNL